The Humulus lupulus chromosome 4, drHumLupu1.1, whole genome shotgun sequence genome has a window encoding:
- the LOC133831278 gene encoding enolase: protein MATIQAVKARQIFDSRGNPTVEVDVTLSNGYLARAAVPSGASTGVYEALELRDGGSDYLGKGVLKAVENVNAIIGPALIGKDPTKQTEIDNFMVQQLDGTVNEWGWCKQKLGANAILAVSLAVCKAGAHVAKIPLYKHIANLAGNKNLVLPVPAFNVINGGSHAGNKLAMQEFMILPVGASSFKEAMKMGVEVYHNLKSVIKKKYGQDATNVGDEGGFAPNIQENKEGLELLKTAIAKAGYTGKVVIGMDVAASEFYGSDKTYDLNFKEENNDGSQKISGDALKDVYKSFVSEYPIVSIEDPFDQDDWEHYAKMTAECGEQVQIVGDDLLVTNPKRVEKAIKEKSCNALLLKVNQIGSVTESIEAVRMSKRAGWGVMASHRSGETEDTFIADLSVGLSTGQIKTGAPCRSERLAKYNQLLRIEEELGSEAVYAGANFRVPVEPY, encoded by the exons ATGGCTACCATTCAAGCCGTCAAGGCAAGGCAGATCTTCGACAGCCGTGGCAACCCAACCGTCGAG GTCGATGTGACATTGTCTAATGGTTATTTGGCTAGAGCCGCTGTTCCAAGTGGTGCATCCACTG GAGTGTACGAGGCCCTTGAGCTAAGGGATGGAGGATCAGACTACCTTGGAAAAGGTGTGCTTAAG GCTGTTGAGAATGTGAACGCTATCATCGGCCCTGCTTTGATTGGAAAG GACCCAACCAAGCAGACTGAGATTGACAACTTCATGGTTCAACAACTTGATGGAACTGTTAATGAGTGGGGTTGGTGCAAACAAAAG CTCGGCGCAAATGCCATATTGGCAGTGTCTCTTGCAGTCTGCAAAGCTGGTGCCCATGTTGCGAAAATCCCTCTTTACAAG CACATTGCAAACCTTGCTGGAAACAAGAACTTGGTTTTGCCTGTTCCCGCTTTCAATGTCATCAATGGTGGATCACATGCCGGAAACAAACTTGCAATGCAG GAGTTCATGATTCTTCCTGTTGGAGCTTCCTCATTTAAGGAGGCCATGAAGATGGGAGTTGAAGTATATCACAATTTGAAG TCTGTAATTAAAAAGAAATACGGTCAGGATGCAACTAATGTTGGTGATGAAGGTGGCTTTGCACCTAACATTCAA GAAAACAAAGAAGGTCTTGAATTGCTCAAGACAGCCATTGCTAAGGCCGGATACACTGGAAAA GTTGTCATTGGAATGGATGTTGCTGCCTCAGAGTTTTATGGATCAGATAAAACCTATGACTTGAACTTTAAGGAGGAG AACAATGATGGTTCACAGAAGATCTCAGGAGACGCTCTCAAAGATGTCTACAAGTCTTTTGTAAGTGAATACCCTATTGTTTCCATTGAGGATCCATTTGACCAAGATGACTGGGAGCACTACGCCAAGATGACTGCTGAATGCGGTGAACAAGTACAAATTGTGGGTGATGATCTGCTCGTCACCAACCCAAAG AGGGTTGAGAAGGCAATCAAGGAAAAATCTTGCAACGCTCTTCTTCTCAAG GTTAACCAAATTGGGTCTGTAACAGAGAGCATTGAAGCTGTAAGAATGTCTAAGCGTGCTGGTTGGGGTGTTATGGCAAGCCACCGCAG TGGAGAGACCGAGGACACCTTCATTGCTGACCTCTCCGTGGGTTTGTCTACG GGTCAAATTAAGACCGGGGCTCCCTGTAGGTCAGAGCGTCTTGCCAAGTATAACCAG CTCTTGCGAATTGAGGAGGAGCTCGGTTCGGAAGCAGTGTATGCTGGAGCAAACTTCCGCGTTCCAGTCGAGCCCTACTAA
- the LOC133831279 gene encoding splicing factor U2af small subunit B-like yields MAEHLASIFGTEKDRVNCPFYFKIGACRHGDRCSRLHTKPSISPTLLLSNMYQRPDMLTTPGVDTQGQSLDPRKIQDNFEDFYEDLFEELSKHGQIESLNICDNLADHMVGNVYVQFREEEHAAAALQSLSGRFYAGRPIIVDFSPVTDFREATCRQYEENVCSRGGYCNFMHLKKISRELRRKLFGRNRRRRSRSRSRSHSPSRNRGYEERPHGGPHGGPHGGPHGGPHGGLHGGRGSGRRDDDRDHRSHDRRRPRSRSPGPGAGPVRRGRSRSPGGRRNRSPPARESSAERRAKIEQWNREKEQGGGSEEKHDNNGDNENERNGYAQNSSHYDDYQQQ; encoded by the exons ATGGCGGAGCACTTAGCTTCCATATTCGGAACAGAGAAAGATAGAGTCAACTGCCCTTTTTACTTTAAGATCGGAGCTTGTAGACATGGCGACCGCTGCTCTCGGCTCCACACTAAGCCCAGTATTAGCCCAACCCTACTCCTCTCAAACATGTACCAGAGGCCTGATATGCTCACTACCCCTGGTGTCGACACCCAGGGCCAGTCCCTTGACCCTCGCAAGATCCAAGACAACTTTGAG GATTTTTATGAAGATCTATTTGAGGAGCTGAGCAAGCACGGGCAGATTGAGAGCTTGAATATCTGTGATAATTTGGCTGATCACATG GTGGGAAATGTTTATGTTCAGTTTAGAGAGGAAGAACATGCTGCTGCTGCTCTTCAAAGCCTGAGTGGAAGGTTCTATGCAG GACGCCCCATTATTGTTGACTTCTCACCGGTGACAGATTTTCGTGAAGCCACATGTAGGCAGTATGAGGAAAATGTATGCAGCAGAGGTGGATACTGCAACTTCATGCATTTGAAGAAGATTAGTAG GGAGTTGAGAAGAAAACTGTTTGGGAGGAACAGACGAAGACGTAGTCGCAGCAGAAGCAGAAGTCATAGTCCTAGTAGGAACCGTGGTTATGAAGAACGACCCCATGGAGGTCCACATGGAGGCCCACATGGAGGTCCCCATGGAGGCCCACATGGAGGCCTACACGGAGGCCGTGGTTCTGGTAGAAGAGATGATGACAGAGATCACCGCTCCCATGATAGGAGGCGACCCAGAAGCCGTAGTCCAGGTCCAGGCGCAGGTCCTGTTCGTAGGGGAAGAAGTAGAAGCCCTGGAGGACGGAGGAATAGGAGTCCACCAGCAAGGGAAAGCAGTGCTGAAAGAAGGGCTAAAATTGAACAGTGGAACAGGGAAAAGGAACAGGGAGGAGGATCTGAAGAAAAACACGATAATAATGGTGACAATGAAAATGAAAGGAATGGTTATGCACAGAATTCCAGTCATTATGATGATTATCAGCAGCAATAG
- the LOC133831280 gene encoding histone deacetylase HDT1-like, translating to MGFWGLVVESGKSEVVEHDCSFLHLAQASLGEIKKEEGSEPVMLTAKVGDQKFVVGRLSEKVPQLLLDLVFDKPFELSHNWKNGSVHFTGYIVENSNSESDSDSEDENVPIPIDHGVFSGNLNLRSEEEEKVTNSNNILNSCQRGSRGPSGDEENDSSSDDESDSDDEELVNDDGKSSEDEDESEDGDGSEDEESDDSEEEDEEKKVEIGKKRPAEAATPTTEKKAKLITPEKTDSKSGGSKVRSHVPTPHPAKQAKKTAAISGKAFPCTQCSRSFGSDIALQSHTKAKHAPAK from the exons ATGGGGTTTTGGG GTCTAGTGGTCGAAAGTGGAAAGTCTGAAGTGGTTGAACACGATTGCTCGTTCTTGCATCTTGCACAG GCTTCTCTTGGTGAGATCAAGAAAGAAGAAGGCAGTGAACCTGTTATGCTGACTGCAAAAGTTGGTGATCAGAAATTTGTTGTTGGGAGGCTTTCAGAAAAGGTTCCTCAGCTTTTACTTGATCTTGTATTTGATAAGCCATTTGAGCTATCGCATAACTGGAAAAATGGGAGTGTCCACTTCACAGGATATATAGTTGAAA ATTCCAATTCTGAGTCTGATTCTGATTCTGAAGATGAGAACGTGCCTATTCCCATTGATCATGGTGTATTTTCTG GAAACTTAAACCTGCGgtctgaagaagaagaaaaagttaCGAACTCGAATAACATTTTGAATTCTTGTCAAAGAGGAAGCCGTGGGCCTTCTGGGGACGAAGAAAACGATTCATCTTCTGATGATGAGTCTGATAGTGATGATGAAGAGCTG GTCAACGATGACGGGAAAAGCAGTGAAGATGAGGATGAAAGTGAGGATGGGGATGGAAGCGAGGATGAAGAAAGTGATGACAGTGAGGAGGAGGATGAAGAGAAGAAG GTTGAAattggcaagaaaagacctgctGAAGCTGCCACTCCGACTACTGAAAAGAAGGCGAAATTGATAACCCCTGAAAAGACTGATTCAAAGAGTG GGGGCAGTAAAGTACGTAGTCATGTACCAACTCCTCACCCGGCAAAACAAGCTAAAAAAACTGCAGCTATATCTGGGAAAGCTTTCCCTTGCACGCAGTGCAGCAG ATCCTTTGGCTCCGACATTGCTTTACAATCTCATACGAAGGCCAAACATGCTCCTGCCAAGTGA